Proteins encoded by one window of Cucurbita pepo subsp. pepo cultivar mu-cu-16 chromosome LG14, ASM280686v2, whole genome shotgun sequence:
- the LOC111810824 gene encoding subtilisin-like protease SBT5.4: MNSYREVCEEGTLDSSKLNGKIVVCLVGVNARVTKGYVAAQAGAVGMILANDQQSGNEIKADPHIIPTSHVTYNDSITISQYISSTRTPMAYISSVTAKLGVTPAPTVARFSGRGPSIIEESILKVSFSQALKRFNSNAC, encoded by the exons ATGAATTCTTACAGGGAAGTTTGTGAGGAGGGAACACTTGATTCCTCCAAATTGAATGGGAAGATTGTGGTTTGCCTTGTTGGGGTTAATGCAAGAGTGACCAAAGGTTATGTGGCTGCTCAGGCAGGGGCTGTTGGGATGATCCTGGCTAACGATCAACAAAGTGGGAATGAGATTAAAGCTGATCCACACATCATTCCAACATCCCATGTAACCTATAATGACAGTATAACCATCTCTCAATATATCAGCTCTACAAG GACACCCATGGCTTACATCAGTTCGGTAACGGCAAAGCTCGGTGTCACGCCAGCCCCAACCGTGGCTAGGTTCTCAGGGAGAGGCCCAAGTATAATCGAGGAGTCAATCCTCaaggtttctttttctcaagCTTTAAAACGTTTCAATTCAAATGCATGCTAA
- the LOC111810467 gene encoding subtilisin-like protease SBT5.3 produces MDLSNFASFLLILFLFSVLQTSTTATKKPYIVYLGSHSHGLSPSLLDLQLVTKSHYDLLGSVLGSKEIAKEAIFYSYNRYINGFAAILNEIQAADLARIPNVISVFESKERQLHTTRSWDFLGLETQETVPSDSIWNVTRFGEDAIIANFDTGVWPESKSLSDEGYGPIPSRWLGSCQSGSHPNFRCNRKLIGARFFNLAYGPLNGSFNSSRDHQGHGTHTLSTAGGNFVSRANVFGYANGTAKGGSPRARVASYKVCWEAEGGGCFDVDILAAFEAAIGDGVDVISTSLGAIPTDFLNDGLSIGAFHAVQHGIVVVCSAGNSGPTPRTVSNVSPWMLTVGASTIDREFTNFVVLGNKKKLKVLAYIKHNLNLENLN; encoded by the exons ATGGACCTCTCaaattttgcttcatttcttttgattctctttcttttctctgttcttcaaaCATCTACCACGGCCACCAAAAAG CCATACATCGTATATCTCGGATCGCATTCTCACGGTTTGAGTCCTTCCTTGTTGGATCTCCAACTTGTAACAAAATCCCATTATGATTTATTGGGATCAGTGTTGGGAAG CAAAGAGATAGCCAAGGAAGCTATTTTCTACTCATACAATAGATATATCAATGGCTTCGCCGCAATACTCAATGAAATACAAGCAGCAGATCTTGCAA GAATTCCAAATGTGATTTCTGTTTTTGAAAGTAAGGAAAGACAATTGCACACAACAAGATCATGGGATTTTCTTGGACTAGAAACACAAGAAACAGTTCCTTCAGACTCTATTTGGAACGTTACGAGGTTTGGTGAAGATGCAATTATAGCTAACTTTGACACAg GTGTTTGGCCAGAATCCAAGAGCTTGAGTGACGAAGGATATGGGCCCATCCCTTCAAGGTGGCTGGGCAGTTGTCAAAGTGGCTCTCACCCCAACTTCCGTTGCAACAG GAAGCTAATTGGAGCAAGATTCTTTAACTTAGCGTATGGTCCACTCAATGGCAGCTTCAATTCTTCTAGGGACCATCAAGGCCACGGAACCCACACTTTATCCACAGCCGGTGGCAACTTTGTCTCTAGAGCTAATGTTTTTGGCTACGCAAATGGAACTGCCAAAGGTGGCTCACCACGAGCCCGTGTCGCGTCCTACAAGGTCTGTTGGGAAGCGGAAGGTGGAGGGTGTTTTGACGTGGATATCTTAGCTGCCTTCGAAGCTGCCATTGGTGATGGGGTTGACGTTATCTCAACTTCTCTAGGTGCAATTCCCACAGACTTCCTAAACGATGGGCTATCTATAGGAGCCTTTCATGCAGTTCAGCATGGCATCGTTGTTGTTTGTTCGGCTGGGAACTCAGGACCAACTCCTAGAACTGTATCAAACGTGTCACCATGGATGTTAACAGTTGGAGCTAGTACCATTGATAGGGAGTTCACAAATTTCGTAGTCCTTGGGAACAAGAAGAAACTTAAGGTGCTTGCTTATATCAAACACAACCTAAACTTAGAAAACTTGAATTGA